The DNA sequence TTCGACTTCCTCATTGAGCTTGAGCATACCGCGCTCTGCACGACCGGTAACAACGGTTCCACGACCAGTAATCGTGAAGACGTCTTCGATTGGCATGAGGAATGGCTTGTCAAGATCGCGCACTGGATCGTCGAAGTAGGTATCGACAGCTTCCATGAGCTCTTCGATGGACTTGCTCCACTCAGCGTCACCCTCAAGAGCCTTGAGTGCCGAGATCTTAACGACTGGGAGATCGTCACCTGGGTAATCCTGGGACGAGAGAAGCTCACGAACTTCCATTTCGACGAGCTCGAGGATTTCCTCATCGTCAACCATGTCAGCCTTGTTCAAAGCAACGATGATCTGTGGAACGCCAACCTGGCGAGCAAGAAGAACGTGCTCGCGAGTCTGAGCCATTGGGCCGTCAGTAGCGGCAACAACGAGGATTGCGCCGTCCATCTGTGCAGCGCCGGTAATCATGTTCTTGATGTAATCGGCGTGGCCTGGGGCGTCAACGTGTGCGTAGTGACGCTTTTCGGTCTGGTATTCAACGTGGGAAACGTTGATGGTAATACCACGCTGACGCTCTTCTGGAGCATTGTCAACCTGGTCGAACGGGGTGAACTCGTTCAGTTCTGGATATTTTTCCGCAAGAACTTTGGTAATCGCAGCGGTCGTCGTTGTCTTTCCGTGATCAACGTGACCGATGGTGCCGATGTTCATATGCGGCTTGGACTTGTCGTACTTGGCCTTTGCCACTTTCGCCCTCCTGGGACTCGATGTTATTTGGTCTTCAGTTTATAAGTTTTGTGCGCTAGCACCAAACCGTGACTAAAGAGATCCTACTGGTCTATTGGTTGATTGTAAATCAGACCTGTTGGCTCACTCGCCACGGGTCTTCTGGATAATCTCGTCGGCAACAGCCTTCGGGACTTCCTGGTACTTCGCGAACTGCATGGAGTACACTGCGCGACCCTGCGTCTTAGAACGCAAATCGCCAATGTATCCGAACATTTCGGAAAGCGGAACGAGAGCGCGAACGATCTTGACACCAGTCGCGTCCTCCATGGAGGAGATCAGACCACGGCGAGAGTTAAGGTCGCCAATCACATCTCCCATGTACTCTTCCGGAGTACGAACCTCCACGTCCATTACTGGTTCGAGGATAACCGGGTTAGCGCGCTTAGCGCCCTCACGGAACACCATCTGGCCAGCAATCTTGAACGCCATTTCGGAGGAGTCGACGTCGTGGTACGCACCATCTTCGAGAGTGGCCTTCACATTTACCATTGGGAATCCGGCAAGAACGCCGTTTTCCATAGCAGCTTGAATACCAGCATCGACAGACGGAATGTACTCGCGTGGCACGCGGCCACCGGTCACAGCGTCAACAAACTCGTAGGTCTTGCCTTCTTCGTTTTCCTCAAGAGGTTCGAAAGTGACAATAACCTTTGCGAACTGACCGGAACCACCGGTCTGCTTCTTGTGGGTGTAGTCAATAGACTTTGCCGTGGAACGGATCGTTTCACGGTAAGCAACCATTGGCGCACCAACATTAGCTTCAACCTTGAACTCGCGACGCATACGGTCAACGATGATATCGAGGTGAAGTTCGCCCATACCGCCAATAACAGTCTGACCAGACTCTTCGTCCAAACGGACAGTGAAGGTAGGATCTTCTTCGGCTAGCTTTTGAATAGCAATACCGAGCTTTTCCTGGTCAGCCTTTGACTTAGGCTCGACGGCGACGTGGATCACTGGATCCGGGAACGTCATCGATTCGAGCGAAATCGGGTGGTTGAGATCGGTCAATGAATCACCAGTTGTGGTGTCCTTAAGACCGATAACAGCATAGATGTGGCCAGCGTGTGCGGTATCCACTGGGTTTTCTTTATTCGAGTGCATCTGGAAAATCTTTCCGATGCGCTCTTTCTTACCCTTGGTCGCGTTAAGCACCTGCGAACCGGCGTCCATCTTTCCAGAGTAGACACGGACGTAGGTCAAACGACCGAAGAATGGGTGAACTGCGATCTTAAAAGCAAGAGCTGCGAATGGCTCATTTTCACTCGGCTTACGAATAAGCTCAACTTCTTCATCGCGTGGATCAACGCCCTTAACTTCACCAACATCAAGTGGGGAAGGAAGGAAATCAACAACAGCATCGAGAACCGGCTGGATACCGATGTTCTTATATGCTGAACCGCAGTAGACTGGGAAACCTTCGCCAGCAATCGTCATACGGCGAATAACAGCTTTAAGCTCATCGATCGAAGGCTCTTCGCCGCCGAGATACTTATCAAGAAGTTCGTCGTCGTTTTCCGCAACTTGCTCAACGAGAGCAGCACGGTATTCTTCAGCCTTAGCAAGAAGGTCAGCAGGAATTTCTTCCTCAACAACCAAGTTACCCATGGTTGCGTTGCCCTTCTCATCCTTTTCCGGGAAGCGCAATGCCTTCATGTTAAGAAGATCAATAACGCCAGCGATATCAGACTCTGCACCAATTGGCAGTTCCATGATAATCGGGTTGGCGTGCAAACGATCCTTAAGGGTCTGAACAGAGAAATAGAAGTCCGCACCCATCTTGTCCATTTTGTTAATGAAGCAGATACGTGGAACGTTGTACTTATCAGCCTGACGCCAAACGGTCTCTGACTGTGGCTCAACACCTTCTTTACCATCGAATACAGCGACCGCGCCGTCGAGAACGCGGAGCGAACGCTCCACCTCAACGGTAAAGTCAACGTGTCCAGGGGTGTCGATGATGTTAATCTGATGACCCTTCCAGAAAGAAGTGACCGCAGCCGATGTAATCGTAATACCGCGTTCCTTCTCCTGCTCCATCCAGTCAGTGGTGGATGCGCCATCGTGAGTTTCACCGAGCTTGTAGTTAATACCGGTGTAGAAGAGGATGCGCTCGGTGACGGTGGTTTTACCCGCGTCAATATGCGCCATAATTCCGATGTTACGGACCTTATTTAGGTCGGTAAGCACTTCGTGTGCCATGGATCTCTTTCCTGATCATGCCGGGCTTACGCCCGACGTCGTTTTACCAGCGGTAATGCGCGAATGCGCGGTTCGCTTCGGCCATCTTGTGCATGTCCTCGCGACGCTTAACAGCTGCGCCGAGGCCATTTGCGGCGTCCATGATTTCATTCTGGAGACGTTCGAGCATGGTGTGCTCACGACGTCCACGAGAGAAATCAACGAGCCAACGAAGCGCGAGAGTGTTAGCGCGGCCTGGCTTAACCTCGACCGGAACCTGGTAGGTTGCGCCGCCAACACGACGAGAGCGAACTTCGAGCTGTGGACGAATGTTATCGAGTGCGCGCTTAAGAACGACGAGTGGCTCTTGGCCAGTCTTCTCGCCGACAGCTTCTAGAGCACCGTAAACGATACGCTCTGCTGTGGACTTCTTGCCATCAAGAAGCACGCGATTAATGAGCTGGGTAACGACTGTGGAGCCGTGAACCGGATCAGCAATGAGTGGACGCTTACGCGCTGGACCCTTACGAGGCATTACTTCTTCTCCTTCTTCGCACCGTACTTGGAACGACCCTGGTTGCGAGACTTGACACCCTGGGTATCAAGTGCACCACGAACGATGTGGTAACGCACACCAGGAAGGTCCTTTACACGACCACCGCGAACGAGCACGATCGAGTGCTCCTGGAGGTTATGACCTTCGCCTGGGATGTAAGCCGTAACTTCAATACCTGATGAAAGACGGACACGGGCAACCTTACGAAGAGCCGAGTTCGGCTTCTTTGGGGTTGTGGTGTACACACGGGTGCACACGCCACGACGCTGCGGGCTAGCCTTCAGCGCCGGCGTGTTTGATGAACTCGCCTTGCTGGAGCGGCCCTTACGGACCAGCTGCTGAATAGTTGGCACTATTTCTCCTGTTGATATGTCAATAGTCGAACTGCCCGCCTGCTCGCCTTTTCGAACCTGCGGTCGGAAAGACACCGTTCTTTCCTAACGTCCACGCATATGCACATTCGCAATACCGACCGTGTGGAGACGGGCTTTCACGTAAAAGCAAACGGTTTTCCGAATTGGCAACGTCATACGCATGGAACGGGCACCGTTCTTAAGACTAACGAATTCGCACTATGCCAGTCAAAGAATCAGCCTAAATATCTTAGTGGCACTAGGCACATAGGTGCGAAAAGGACGATATTTACCGGCGAGAACGGACAATAGCGTTAACAATCTCACACATATCTCCGAGGAGATCGTCAAGCTCAGAGAACTCACTATACAATTCGTCTGATTTATCTACGCTATTGCCAAAATGCTCCAGCTCTCGCAAAGAGGAATCTGCGCGATTCTTCGCCCCGGCCACCGTGGCTGCCAGCTCCGAACCGAGACTATCGCGCACTGTCATATCCGCCGTTGTTTCCCACAAGCTTAAAAGCTGACGAGGAATCGCTACCGCTTCAGCCACCTGCCGAACATAATCACGCACTGCCTGCATAAAGGTTGCCGTACGCGCAGTTTGCGTGCGCAAAGTCCGAATATCATCCTGCAGAGCTTCCCCAAGCATCACCAATGCCCGGAATTGATCATATGTACTGTCATCGTCTTCGTCGAAATCAAGAACTTCAGCCACAAAATGACCGTACATGTAAATATGCAACCGACTAAGGGCAATACGGAACTGCGTACGCGAAACATTCAACGTCAATTCATCTAGCTTGGCAGACAAAGAATCCATATAGCCACCAACGATGCCTTGCATTTGCACCCAAACAGTCAACGGCATAGTCAATGACGCAAGTTCGGGACGATCCGCACCATACAACGTAAATTTTTGACCCACTTCAGCCATATACGCCATATCTTCATCGACACGTTTCACAGTTTGCGCGATATCCGTGGCCATCTGCGAGAGAATCTCCTGAGTGGACATCCAGGAGCTGAAATGCTCATAAACTGCACGAGCCTTATCCAAAGCTGAAACCAGTGCAGATTCCCCAGAACGAACCGGGAAGCCATCAGCACGAGCTTCCCGCAACGCAACTTCCGAGACTAACGCGGCGTTTTGGAAACTCTCGTAGGTTGCAATACCTGCCCCGTGAAGCGTGTCTACTAACACACCGACGCCAATTTCGGCAGCTTCCCGTCGGTTCTTGCCAGCCGCCATTGCCTCGCGCTCTGCTTTACGCACAACCGCATAGATATCTGACACTGCCGAGTACAGCGAATCATCACACGGACGCGAACGAACCGATAGATAACCACCATCAGCTAACGGAGTGATCGTAGCAAAAACGCGATACTCAGACCCATCAGCCGCTAGATTACGCACATATGCCGCAAAAGGTTCTCCGGACTGCAGCGTATCCCACATCACCTTAAAAGCTGCACCAGGCATTTCCGGATGGCGAATAAGATTGTGCGGCGCACCTCGAAGTTGCTCACGCGAGTAACGCGACATTCGAGTAAATACACTATTTGATAAATCAATAATGCCCTTCGCATCCGTTGTTGAAAAGAATAATTCATCAACGGGTACAACATGCAAAGCACCAGTGGGTTCAACCATACCTGTGTTCCTTAGTAATAAAACAGGGAAAGCGGAGGTGATTTCACCACCGCTTTCCCTATTATCGCATTTTTATCGAAGATAATCAGAAATTAGAGCCGAATCCGTAACCGGCAGCATCATAATCATCGAAAGAGCCGTAACCATAGAAGTCATCAAATGACTCCATGCCCGCTCCCATAAACGAATTGAGCTGCTCGTATTCAGCACGAGCCTCATCGGTTGGCTCAACGCGCAACTGGCGCAGACTCTCAAGTCCAGTACCAGCTGGGATGAGCTTACCGAGAATGACGTTTTCCTTCAGGCCAGACAGCGGATCAGACTTGGCATTAAGCGCAGCCTCAGTCAAAACCTTTGTGGTCTCCTGGAAGGATGCAGCAGACAGCCAAGAATCAGTAGCCAACGACGCCTTGGTAATACCCATCAATTCGGGACGACCAGAAGCCGGACGGCCACCTTCAGCCAAAACTGCACGGTTAGCACTCTCGAAGACAGCAACATCAACCAATTCACCAGGTAGCAAACGGGTATCGCCGGAATCAAGAACCGTGACACGACGCAACATCTGACGCACGATAACCTCAATGTGCTTATCGTGAATCTCAACGCCCTGAGAACGGTAAACATGCTGAACTTCAGAGACCAAATGCAACTGTGTAGTGCGACGGCCAGAAATACGAAGAACCTTCTTAGGATCGATCAAGCCTTCAACTAGCTGCTGACCAACAGTGACATGAGCGCCTTCTGGAACAAGCATCTTAGCGCGTTTGCCAACAAGGTAAACAAGATCTTCATCACCGTCATCACGCTTAATAATAAGGCGACGCGAACGCTCCAAATCTTCGATTTCGAGCTTGCCTGCAGCCTCAGCCAATGGCGCTTCACCCTTTGGAGTACGCGCTTCAAAGAGCTCTTGCACACGTGGCAGACCCTGAGTGATGTCTTCTGCAGATGCTGCACCACCAGTGTGGAAGGTACGCATTGTCAACTGGGTACCAGGTTCGCCAATCGACTGTGCCGAAACAATACCAACTGCTTCGCCAATATCAACGAGCTTACCTGTAGCCAGCGAACGACCATAACACATGGCACACGTACCAACACGGGAGTTACAGGTCAGCACCGAACGCACTGAAATCTGCTTAATACCGGCAACGAGAAGCTTCTCAAGAGCAACGTCACCAATATCAGTACCACCGGCTACCAGCACGTTACCGTCAGCATCAGTGACATCCTTTGCCAAGGTACGCGCGTAAACCGAGGTATCGATTTCGTCATTTGGCAAGACCTTGCCGGTCTCCCACTGTTCCTTGGTAGCTTCCTTTTCAGTCAGTGTCGTTGGAACGCCATTCACCATCACTTCGCGCAGCTCATTGCCATCCTTATCAACAGCGACAATAAACTTGTTCAAGCCGCGAGAGGTGCCACAATCGTGCTCCCGGACGATCACGTCCTGGGCGACGTCGACAAGACGTCGGGTCAAATAACCCGATTCCGCAGTACGCAACGCGGTATCTGCTAGACCCTTACGAGCACCGTGGGTAGCGGTGAAGTATTCGAGTGCTGACAGGCCTTCACGGTAGTTGGAGGTAATCGGACGAGGAATAATCTCACCCTTAGGATCGGCCACCAAACCACGCATACCAGCAACCTGACGAATCTGCATCCAGTTACCACGAGCACCAGAGGTAACCATGATGTTCACGTTGTTCCACTCATCGAAGTTCTTACGCATTTCTTCAGCAACCTCATCGGTTACTTCAGTCCACAATGCAACTAAGTCCTTACGACGATCTTCGTCGCGGATGTTTCCTTCTTGGAAGTCCATTTCGATCTTTGCGGCGCGCTTTTCTGCGGCTGCCAAAATGTCCTTCTTCGTTTGTGGCGGAATAACGTCCGAAACTGCAATGGTCACGCCGGAACGGCCACCCCAGTAGAATCCAGTTTCTTTCAACGCATCAAGCGAGGCACCAACATCAACCTTTGGATAACGCTCAGCAAGCTCGTTAATGATCGCACCCAAAACCTTCTTGCCGACCACCTTATTGATGTACGGGAAGGTTGTTGGCAGGGCTTCATTAAAGATTGCTCGGCCAAGAGTTGTTTCGAGGATAATCGGATCGCCTTCATCGAAGCTCTCCGGAGCCTGCCAATCACGTGGTGGGACAATGTCATTAGCCGGGAAACGCAGGTTAATCTTGGCGTTGAGATCCAACTGACCAAGATCAAAGGCCATCTGTGCCTCAGCCACTGAGGAGAAGTAACGCCCTTCGCCGTCTCCCCCGTCGCGTACAACGGTCAAGTGATACAAACCAATAATCATGTCCTGTGCCGGAACAGTCACTGGGCGACCATCCGAAGGCTTGAGGATGTTATTAGCGGAGAGCATCAAGATTCTCGCTTCAGCTTGAGCTTCAACAGACAACGGCAGATGGACTGCCATCTGATCGCCGTCGAAGTCAGCGTTGAAAGCAGCACAAACGAGTGGGTGTAGGCGAATTGCCTTACCTTCAATCAACTGTGGTTCGAATGCCTGAATACCCAAACGGTGCAAGGTTGGTGCACGGTTGAGGAGCACTGGATGCTCACGAATAACTTCTTCAAGCACGTCGAAGACTTCGTCACGTTGACGTTCAATCAATCGCTTAGCTGCCTTGATGTTCTTTGCGAGCTCCAAATCAACAAGACGCTTTTGTACGAATGGCTTGAACAATTCCAAAGCCATCGTCTTTGGCAAACCACATTGGTGAAGCTTGAGCGTTGGGCCGACGACGATAACCGAACGGCCTGAGTAATCAACGCGCTTACCAAGGAGGTTTTGACGGAAACGTCCTTGCTTGCCCTTAAGCATATCGGAAATCGACTTCAACGGACGGTTTCCAGCGCCCTGTACTGGGCGACCACGGCGACCGTTATCAAAGAGAGCATCGACTGCTTCTTGCAACATACGCTTTTCGTTATTGACCATAATTTCTGGCGCATTAAGATCAATCATGCGTTGCAGACGGTTATTACGGTTAATAACGCGACGGTAGAGATCGTTCAAATCAGAAGTAGCAAAACGGCCGCCATCAAGTTGAACCATTGGTCGCAGATCCGGCGGAATCACCGGAAGTGCATCAAGAACCATGGCTTCTGGCTTCGTGCCGGAATGCAAGAAGGCGTTCACTACCTTAATCCGCTTCAATGCACGGGTTTTCCGCTGTGCTGTACCGGTTTCGATTTGTTCAACTAGCGCATCGTGCTCTGCTTCTAGATCGAAATCACGCAGGCGACGCTGGATAGCTTCAGCACCACGGAATGCCTTGAAGTAGTCACCCCAACGCAACACCATTTCACGGTATGCATCTTCGTCACCTTCAAGATCGCCGACCTTGAGCTTGGTGAACTTGTCCCAAACTTCTTCAAGACGAGCGATATCGTCTTCATATTCACGACGAACCCGGCGGGTTTCATTTTCTGCTTGGCGCTTGATCTTGGCACGCGCGCCAGCATCTTCGCCGTTCTTCTCAGCTTCGGCAAGTGCTTCTTCTTCAGCCTTGAGTCGCTTTTCGACGGCGGCGTCACGCTCTTTTTCCAGGTTTGCGCGTTCGAGTTCATATTCAGCTGTGAGCGCTGGCATGTCATTGTGCCGGCGGTCAGCATCTACGTCAGTGACCATATAGGCCGCAAAGTAGATGACCTTCTCAAGGTCCTTTGGAGCAATGTCGAGCAAGTATCCAAGGCGTGAGGGGACACCCTTGAAGTACCAAATGTGGGTCACCGGAGCAGCGAGCTCAATATGGCCCATACGTTCACGACGAACCTTGGATCGGGTGACTTCCACACCGCATCGCTCACATACGATGCCCTTGTAACGTGGGCGCTTGTACTTACCACACGCACACTCCCAATCACGGGTTGGGCCGAAGATCTGTTCACCGAACAGACCATCCTTCTCTGGCTTTAACGTACGGTAATTAATGGTTTCTGGCTTGGTAACAGTACCATGACTCCACTTGCGCACATCGTCTGACGTGGCCAGCGAAATATGGAGCTGATCAAAAAGATTGACGTCGAGCAAGATTCCTACTTCCTCAAGTAAGTACGCCGATTTTGGGGCATTTGGCGAGGTGAGTAGCAGGCGCGATAGCTACTCACCTCGCTGACGTTTGTTAGAGTTCCGAACCGGTTTCGAGGTCTTCTAAACCAGTAGTAATGCCGGCGCTTTGTGGCGCACGGAAGGCATCTTCGTCGGAATCTTGAAGGTTAATCGGGTTGCCGGCGGCATCCAAAGCTTCAACGTTAAGGCACAAGGAACGCATTTCTTGAACCAAAACCTTAAACGACTCTGGAATACCAGGCTCAGGGACGTTATCGCCCTTGACGATTGCTTCATAAACCTTGACGCGGCCGACGGTATCGTCGGACTTGATCGTCAACATTTCTTGCAAGGTATGTGCAGCGCCGTATGCTTCGAGCGCCCACACTTCCATTTCACCG is a window from the Arcanobacterium buesumense genome containing:
- the fusA gene encoding elongation factor G, whose translation is MAHEVLTDLNKVRNIGIMAHIDAGKTTVTERILFYTGINYKLGETHDGASTTDWMEQEKERGITITSAAVTSFWKGHQINIIDTPGHVDFTVEVERSLRVLDGAVAVFDGKEGVEPQSETVWRQADKYNVPRICFINKMDKMGADFYFSVQTLKDRLHANPIIMELPIGAESDIAGVIDLLNMKALRFPEKDEKGNATMGNLVVEEEIPADLLAKAEEYRAALVEQVAENDDELLDKYLGGEEPSIDELKAVIRRMTIAGEGFPVYCGSAYKNIGIQPVLDAVVDFLPSPLDVGEVKGVDPRDEEVELIRKPSENEPFAALAFKIAVHPFFGRLTYVRVYSGKMDAGSQVLNATKGKKERIGKIFQMHSNKENPVDTAHAGHIYAVIGLKDTTTGDSLTDLNHPISLESMTFPDPVIHVAVEPKSKADQEKLGIAIQKLAEEDPTFTVRLDEESGQTVIGGMGELHLDIIVDRMRREFKVEANVGAPMVAYRETIRSTAKSIDYTHKKQTGGSGQFAKVIVTFEPLEENEEGKTYEFVDAVTGGRVPREYIPSVDAGIQAAMENGVLAGFPMVNVKATLEDGAYHDVDSSEMAFKIAGQMVFREGAKRANPVILEPVMDVEVRTPEEYMGDVIGDLNSRRGLISSMEDATGVKIVRALVPLSEMFGYIGDLRSKTQGRAVYSMQFAKYQEVPKAVADEIIQKTRGE
- the rpsL gene encoding 30S ribosomal protein S12, with the translated sequence MPTIQQLVRKGRSSKASSSNTPALKASPQRRGVCTRVYTTTPKKPNSALRKVARVRLSSGIEVTAYIPGEGHNLQEHSIVLVRGGRVKDLPGVRYHIVRGALDTQGVKSRNQGRSKYGAKKEKK
- the tuf gene encoding elongation factor Tu, producing MAKAKYDKSKPHMNIGTIGHVDHGKTTTTAAITKVLAEKYPELNEFTPFDQVDNAPEERQRGITINVSHVEYQTEKRHYAHVDAPGHADYIKNMITGAAQMDGAILVVAATDGPMAQTREHVLLARQVGVPQIIVALNKADMVDDEEILELVEMEVRELLSSQDYPGDDLPVVKISALKALEGDAEWSKSIEELMEAVDTYFDDPVRDLDKPFLMPIEDVFTITGRGTVVTGRAERGMLKLNEEVEILGIRAPQKTTVTGIEMFHKQMDYAEAGENCGLLLRGTKREDVERGQVVAKPGTITPHTNFEAQVYVLGKDEGGRHNPFFSNYRPQFYFRTTDVTGVITLPEGTEMVMPGDNTDMSVELIQPIAMEEGLGFAIREGGRTVGSGRVTKIIK
- the rpsG gene encoding 30S ribosomal protein S7 — protein: MPRKGPARKRPLIADPVHGSTVVTQLINRVLLDGKKSTAERIVYGALEAVGEKTGQEPLVVLKRALDNIRPQLEVRSRRVGGATYQVPVEVKPGRANTLALRWLVDFSRGRREHTMLERLQNEIMDAANGLGAAVKRREDMHKMAEANRAFAHYRW
- a CDS encoding PAS domain-containing protein translates to MVEPTGALHVVPVDELFFSTTDAKGIIDLSNSVFTRMSRYSREQLRGAPHNLIRHPEMPGAAFKVMWDTLQSGEPFAAYVRNLAADGSEYRVFATITPLADGGYLSVRSRPCDDSLYSAVSDIYAVVRKAEREAMAAGKNRREAAEIGVGVLVDTLHGAGIATYESFQNAALVSEVALREARADGFPVRSGESALVSALDKARAVYEHFSSWMSTQEILSQMATDIAQTVKRVDEDMAYMAEVGQKFTLYGADRPELASLTMPLTVWVQMQGIVGGYMDSLSAKLDELTLNVSRTQFRIALSRLHIYMYGHFVAEVLDFDEDDDSTYDQFRALVMLGEALQDDIRTLRTQTARTATFMQAVRDYVRQVAEAVAIPRQLLSLWETTADMTVRDSLGSELAATVAGAKNRADSSLRELEHFGNSVDKSDELYSEFSELDDLLGDMCEIVNAIVRSRR
- the rpoC gene encoding DNA-directed RNA polymerase subunit beta', whose product is MLDVNLFDQLHISLATSDDVRKWSHGTVTKPETINYRTLKPEKDGLFGEQIFGPTRDWECACGKYKRPRYKGIVCERCGVEVTRSKVRRERMGHIELAAPVTHIWYFKGVPSRLGYLLDIAPKDLEKVIYFAAYMVTDVDADRRHNDMPALTAEYELERANLEKERDAAVEKRLKAEEEALAEAEKNGEDAGARAKIKRQAENETRRVRREYEDDIARLEEVWDKFTKLKVGDLEGDEDAYREMVLRWGDYFKAFRGAEAIQRRLRDFDLEAEHDALVEQIETGTAQRKTRALKRIKVVNAFLHSGTKPEAMVLDALPVIPPDLRPMVQLDGGRFATSDLNDLYRRVINRNNRLQRMIDLNAPEIMVNNEKRMLQEAVDALFDNGRRGRPVQGAGNRPLKSISDMLKGKQGRFRQNLLGKRVDYSGRSVIVVGPTLKLHQCGLPKTMALELFKPFVQKRLVDLELAKNIKAAKRLIERQRDEVFDVLEEVIREHPVLLNRAPTLHRLGIQAFEPQLIEGKAIRLHPLVCAAFNADFDGDQMAVHLPLSVEAQAEARILMLSANNILKPSDGRPVTVPAQDMIIGLYHLTVVRDGGDGEGRYFSSVAEAQMAFDLGQLDLNAKINLRFPANDIVPPRDWQAPESFDEGDPIILETTLGRAIFNEALPTTFPYINKVVGKKVLGAIINELAERYPKVDVGASLDALKETGFYWGGRSGVTIAVSDVIPPQTKKDILAAAEKRAAKIEMDFQEGNIRDEDRRKDLVALWTEVTDEVAEEMRKNFDEWNNVNIMVTSGARGNWMQIRQVAGMRGLVADPKGEIIPRPITSNYREGLSALEYFTATHGARKGLADTALRTAESGYLTRRLVDVAQDVIVREHDCGTSRGLNKFIVAVDKDGNELREVMVNGVPTTLTEKEATKEQWETGKVLPNDEIDTSVYARTLAKDVTDADGNVLVAGGTDIGDVALEKLLVAGIKQISVRSVLTCNSRVGTCAMCYGRSLATGKLVDIGEAVGIVSAQSIGEPGTQLTMRTFHTGGAASAEDITQGLPRVQELFEARTPKGEAPLAEAAGKLEIEDLERSRRLIIKRDDGDEDLVYLVGKRAKMLVPEGAHVTVGQQLVEGLIDPKKVLRISGRRTTQLHLVSEVQHVYRSQGVEIHDKHIEVIVRQMLRRVTVLDSGDTRLLPGELVDVAVFESANRAVLAEGGRPASGRPELMGITKASLATDSWLSAASFQETTKVLTEAALNAKSDPLSGLKENVILGKLIPAGTGLESLRQLRVEPTDEARAEYEQLNSFMGAGMESFDDFYGYGSFDDYDAAGYGFGSNF